Part of the Paludisphaera borealis genome, ACGGGCCTTGCCAAACTCCCGACGGAGTACGACGACCTGGGAATCCTTGGCGTCGCCGTCGAGGTCGCCGACCCGAACGGCCGCCCCGGCGTCGAGGAACTCCCCAAAGAACCAGTCGCCGCGCCGACTCCCTGACGAATCGACGATGAATACTTATGAAGCTGCTCACCCGTAGTCTGGTTCGACACGCCCACGCGATCGCCCGCGAGGTCGGCGCGCGCGTGGTCCTGCTTCACGCCGACGTCGTCGAGGAAGACGCCGACCTCAACGCCCTGATCGAGGACGTCAACTTCCGGATCATCCTGGTCTCGCGGCGATGCGGGTTCAGGCCTCCCGACGACTACAAGGACACCTGTCACGTCGTCCAGCTTCCCGACATCGCCATGACCCGCGCGGGGCAGGTGAAGGTGGCCACCCTGGTCGCCGCCGCCGAGAGCCTCGTCCACGCCGGCGACCGCATTCTCTGCCTCACGGGCGTCGACCGGTCGGGCTCGCTCGACACGATCATGGTTCTCGACATGGGGACCGAGATCGAGATGTTCTCGGCGGGCGCGGCCGACCCGTTGCCCCCGGACGTCAGCCCGCCGGTCTTCGAGCGCGTCCTGAACGTCGCCAGCGAACTCGGCGTGGAAGGCCGCGAAGGGCGTCCCGTCGGCGCGCTGTTCGTGGTGGGAGACTGCGAGCGGGTGCTGGCTCAGAGCCATCAGCTCGTCTTCAACCCGTTCCACGGCTACCCCGAAGAGCAGCGGAACATCCTCGACCCTCGGCTCGAAGAGACGATCAAGGAGTATTCGGCGATCGACGGCGCGTACGTGATCCGAGGCGACGGCGTCGTTCTTTGCGCCGCGCGGTATCTCGCGCCGCGCGGCAAGCTCGAAGAACCGCTCTCCCAGGGCCTCGGCACCCGGCACGAGGCCGGCGCGACGATTACCGTGACCACCGAGGCGATCGCCGTCTGCGTCTCGCAGTCGACCGGCACCGTCTCGATCTTCAAGCGAGGCCGGCTGATCCTCGACATCCAGAAGCCCCGGGGCCGGAACCCCGACGGACTCTGAGAAATACAAGCCCGAAGCGCCAGCGAGTGCATCCCCCGCCGGCCATCCGTACCATGCACTCGCCGGCGCTTCGGGCTTGTATCAAGGGTTGCTTCAGTCCTTCCCCTGGCCCGCGGCCAGGCTCTTGCCCAGGGACCTCAGCAAGGTAATCAGCGCGAAGTGGCCGCGTCGAACGTCTTTGTCCCAGGTGAAATCTCTGATCAATCTCCAGAGACTCGGCCGTTCGGGTTGTTGCGTCATCAGCTTCAGGGCCGTCGGGACCGCCCGGGTGCAGGTTGCGAGCGCCTCGGGCTCGATCGCCCCCAACATGTTGATCATGACGATCAGGCTGCGGACGCCCCGGATCGATTCCGGAGAGTTGGCGGCCTCCACGAGGATCTCAAGGACCTTGTCTCTCGATCCCACCGCGCCACGCATCAGATCGAGGGCGCCGCGATCATGCAGACCTTGCAGCAGTTCCAAGGCGGACAGCAACGCCTCCGCGTGTTCCGCCGGAGCATTCTGGAGTCGAGACTGGAGTTCGGCCCGAGGGTCGCGAGGAGGCGAATTCAATAGAATCGGTTGAGCCATCGCGTTCACTCCTTGTTCGGTCCGAGTTGAATCTGAACCAAGGGGATTCCGGGAATGGAATAGTCCGGCCGACTCCATTTCCGTTCGACCTCGACGCCTTGCTGCGGCGTCGGGTTGCCGAAGCGAAAGTTCCCCCGAGGCATCGGGCTCTCGTCCAGCTCCGGCAGCACCCGCATTCGCACGGCGGCTTCCTTGTAGGCGGGGGTGTTCGTCACGGCGTCGGTGTGGCTCCCGATCAACCGATTCACGGGCGATTCCGTCGAGTTCATCGGCATATAAAGCTGCTTTCCGTGGACGCGATCCGTCACCAGGGCTCGCAGCCGCACATGCCCGTAGCGCGAGATCAATTCCACGCGCGTTCCGCTCTGAACGCCTCGCTCCTGGGCCAGCTCGGGAGAGACCTCGACGAACACGTCGGGGGTGTTCCGCCGGATTCCCTCGACGCGGTACGTCAGGTTCCCCTCATGGAAGTGTTCGAGCAGGCGGCCGTTGTTCAGGTGCAGGTCGTATTCCTCGTCGGGTTGATCGACCGGTTC contains:
- a CDS encoding DNA integrity scanning protein DisA nucleotide-binding domain protein, which translates into the protein MKLLTRSLVRHAHAIAREVGARVVLLHADVVEEDADLNALIEDVNFRIILVSRRCGFRPPDDYKDTCHVVQLPDIAMTRAGQVKVATLVAAAESLVHAGDRILCLTGVDRSGSLDTIMVLDMGTEIEMFSAGAADPLPPDVSPPVFERVLNVASELGVEGREGRPVGALFVVGDCERVLAQSHQLVFNPFHGYPEEQRNILDPRLEETIKEYSAIDGAYVIRGDGVVLCAARYLAPRGKLEEPLSQGLGTRHEAGATITVTTEAIAVCVSQSTGTVSIFKRGRLILDIQKPRGRNPDGL
- a CDS encoding DUF1641 domain-containing protein: MAQPILLNSPPRDPRAELQSRLQNAPAEHAEALLSALELLQGLHDRGALDLMRGAVGSRDKVLEILVEAANSPESIRGVRSLIVMINMLGAIEPEALATCTRAVPTALKLMTQQPERPSLWRLIRDFTWDKDVRRGHFALITLLRSLGKSLAAGQGKD